In Methanoregula formicica SMSP, the DNA window GGTGGTCTCGAACCGCACGGTCTCACCCGATGCAGCTTTTTGTATCGCGTCCTTCAGCTGCTCCTGTATTTCGGCCGAGTGGGACCACCAAGCGGTCTCCCAGAAGGGACAGCCTGCTACTGCGGATTCCTCTACGCCGGCAAAATCGAGGGCGGTACGGTTGGCCATGAGTACCGTTCCGTCCGGGTTGATCAGCCCGATGAACTGGGACGTCTGGTTGGTAATTGCCCTGAACTTCGCCTCGCTTTCCTGGAGGGCCTGGCTGATCCCGATTCGGTCCGTGACATCTTGGAGGACGCCGGAAAAGACCAGTTCATCGCCATGCCGGACCGGGCTTGCCATCCCCCGGAACCAGATCACATCTCCCGAAGGTTTGACAAATTTTCCGGTAAAATCCCAGAGGGCTTCGGAATCTGTCGCGGTATGGACCGAATCCATGAACCTGGCCCTGTCTGAAGGGTGTACCGCGCTCGTGAACGCCAGGAAGAACTTCGAAGGATTGTTGTCGATGCCAAGGATCTCACGCGATCTCTCGTTTATGTAGTAGAATCCCATGCTGCCGTCGAATCGGGCATAGAACTGGAAGACGACTCCCGGCACTGTTGTGGCGATCTCTTCCATCTGCTGCGTACGGGTGCGGATCTGCTCCTCAGCATCGGCAAGCTCGTCATACTGTTTTCTGAGTTTCTCCTCGGCATTGGCAAGCTGCTCGTACGCGGCCTGCCGTTCAGCCTCCATCCGCTGTTTCTCCGTTACATCGTGGATGATCCCGAGCAGCGCCGGCTGGTCCTGGTACGTGATGAGGGTTACGGTAAACTCGCAGATCCTGACCTCCCCGTTCCGGGTAACGACACGGGCGGAGAACGAATGCGGGATATCTTCCCCCGCCGTCCTCCGGTCCCGTGCTTCCTGCAATCGTGCGCGGTCATCGGGATAAACGAGATCCCAGATGTTTTTCTTTTGGAGTTCTTCTTCGCTGAACCCGGTGAGTTCCGACACTCTCCTGTTGGCAAAGAGGAGCCGGTCGCCACGGTAGATGTAGATAGCATCGCTGCTGTTCTCAACAACTGTGCGGTACTTCCGTTCGTCTGCCCGGCGTTCGGCTTCCATCCGCTTTGCCTTTAAAAGGCTCCAGAGCCCCTGCATCAGGAGGAGCAGCTCGTTTGCATCGTTCCCGGAGTAATCGGTTGCCTTGTTGGCCACACCAGCCACGAGAACAACCCGGCCCTCCTCAATCACCGGCACGTTCATGTGCCGGATGATGTGGGGATGGCCGTCCGGGTATCTTTTCTTTGCGGGATTCGGGACGAGATAATCGTTCGTGATGACCGGCCGGCGCTGCCTTACTGCCTCTCCCCATAGCCCGGTTTTCTCAGTCTTATAGATGATTGGCTTCTCCACCATCGTGCATTCGGCCATCACGGATCTCGACCAGGCGTACATGGTGAGCTCGCTCTCGTCCTCGTTCATGAAGGCGAGGTACGCAAGCGGGCTTGCGGTGATGATGCAGGCGCCTTCAACTGCATAAGAACGGAGGTCTTCATCGCCCTTTTCGGCATGCTCGTAGAAGCCGAGCATATACTTGAGGCGCTGTTCGCTCTCGCGGATCCTCCGCCCGCTTGCGGCAAGTTCCTCGTACTGCTCCCTGAGCTCGTCACCAGATGCAGCGAGTTCCTCGTTGACCGCCCGAAGGTTCTCCTCCTCCTTTTTCCGGCCGGTGATATCGACAATGATACCCCGTGTCCCGGTAACCCTGCCGTTCCTGAGAACGGTAGAAGAAAAGATCAGGATGGGAAAACTCGTGCCGTCTTTTCGTAAAGCGGAATATTCCCGTCCGGCATTCTCGCTGATCCCGGTTTCCAGGATCGTCTGAAAAAACGCGGAGGCACGGTCCCGGTCTGCAGGTGCAATCGCAGTGCGAAAATCCACTCCCCGGGCGAAGGTGTCCGCTGTATACCCGAACATATCCAGTGCACGGCGGTTGACATAGGTCAGTCTTCCGGTTGCATCGGATTCATAAATCCCCAGGGGCAGCAGTTCGGCAAGTTCGCGGAACCTCTTCTCGCTCTCTCGTTGGGCTTCCTCAGCTTTTTTCCGGTCGGTGATGTCCCGGATCGATTCGATCGCACCGGTAACATTCCCCCCCTTGTCATACAGGGGGCTTGCTTTCGCAATGACATAGATCTGTTTTCCTTTCGGCGTTGGCAGGTCGGTCTCTGCGGAAAGGATATTCCCCTCCCTCCGGATATTGGAATAGCGCCTTGAAACCTCGTCATCTGGCTCGAAGATCAAGTCGATCAGGATCGGGCGGCGTTCACCATAGAACGGTAGTGCATACTCGTACTCCCCTTTCCCGAGCATAGCAGAAGCAGCAATACCTGTCATTTCCTCGATGGCCCGGTTCCACGCGATCACCCTCCTGGCCGTGTCGATGGCAAAGGTGGCATCCGGGAGGAAGTTGATGAGGTCAGAAAGGCGCCTCTCGGAGTCCATGAGGGCGTACTCGGCCTGCCGTTTGCTGACGGCCTGCCGGATCTTGTGGGCAAGTTCGGCGAACTGTGCTTTGGGATCGCCCCCTTTCTGGAGGTAGAAGTCCGCCCCGTTGTTGATCGCCTCGATGACGACCTCCTCGCGCCCCCTGCCGGTGAAGAGGATGAAGGGGATGGAGCCATGGGACTTCCGCACGGCCTTTAACAATTCGATACCGTTCATCTCCGGCATCTGGTAGTCCGAGACGATAGCATCGAAAGAGTGGGCTGCCAGCGCCGCAAGACCTTCACTGCCGGATAATGCTGTCGTTACGGCAAAGTCCCCGCTGGTCTCGAGGAAGAGTTTTCCGATATCGAGCAGCCCCGGCTCATCGTCGACATAGAGAAGTGAAAGCATGCAGGTCGTTCCGTGCAGGCAGGTGATAGTAAAGATTACTTAAATAAAATGAGTTGTCCGCAGGAAAGATGAATGTTACGTGGTTTCCGGAGTGCACTCCTGTACCCCATCAGGAGATGAACCGGTACCCGTCTTTTGGCACCACCATCTCAAACCGTGCGCCCTCTCCCGGCACCCCGTTCTCGATGATGCCGATCCCGGTGATCGCAAGGATCTCGCGGGAGAGATAGAGACCCAGGCCGGTGTTCTTGCCAACCCCCTTGTCGAAGATCACCTTCTTGTCCCATTCGGGAATCCCCCCGCCGTCATCCTCATAGACCAGAACCAGTAATGGACCCTCGACACGGCTGGTGACGCGGATCGTGGTCATCTTCTCACCCCCGTACCGCAGGGAGTTGTCGATGAGGTTATAGAACACTTTCTCCGCCAGAGGGTCAGCGAACACTTCAAGGCCGGTAACTTCCTTGTCAACCCGGATATTGCGCATCGGGAGTAACGCAACCGCAGCATCAATGCTGGCATTCACATCCTGCCACAACGGGGCGTTCAGGCCAAGGTCTTCGTAGTCCTTGGTGAAGGTGATCTGGCGGGTGATGGTCTCGGCAATCTTCTGGTTCTTTTTCAAAAATCCGATAAGTTCTTCCGGTTTGTCGATGGAATCCTTGCTCAGTTCGATGAACGCCATCAGTGCCATCAGCTGGTTGCGGATATCGTGCCGGGTAATGCTGGACATGAGGTGGAGTTTCTTGTTCGCAATGCGGAGGGCTTCCTCCGCCCGCCGCTGCTCCGTGATGTCATGGATAACTCCTTCCACGCCCAGGACATTCCCGTCAGCATCGCGATAGAAATGACTACTCGTGGTCACATGTCGGATCGATCCGTCACGTACCTTCAAATCCAGCGCAAAAGAATCGACGGATCCTTTTTCCTTGAGGATTGTCAGGAGTTTCTCGCGGTCATGAGGATCGGCATAGACCCGTGCGACATCCTGCCCGATCAGCTCGTCTCTTGTGTACCCGGAGATGGTAAAGGCAGACGGGCTGAGCATCGTGATCTTCCCGCTGATGTCCGTCCGGTAGAAGAGGTCCTGCATCTCTTCGATGATTGTCCGGTACTTCTCCTCGCTCTCGCGCAGGGCGCTCTCCATCCGTTTCCTCTCGGTAATATCGAGGAATGCACCGATGATCCCTCCTGTGGCCCCGCGATGGTCCAGATAACAGGCCTTGTAGTAGATCACGTCATGCAGGGAACCATCTGCATATCGGACCTGCGCTTCATAGGTCTGGAAACCGTTATTTTTTAGCAGCTCCAGGTCAGCCGCGAAATACACATCTGCAAGTTCTTTTGGGGCAATGTCGTACACGGTCTTCCCGATCAACGCAGATCTCCCGATACCGAGATACTCCTCGAACGGCCGGTTGCACCCGAGGTATTTTCCTCCCGCATCCTTGTAGAAAAGGGGGAGGGGGAGCGTGTCGATCAGGGTTGAGAGGAAGCGGGTATGG includes these proteins:
- a CDS encoding PAS domain S-box protein encodes the protein MLSLLYVDDEPGLLDIGKLFLETSGDFAVTTALSGSEGLAALAAHSFDAIVSDYQMPEMNGIELLKAVRKSHGSIPFILFTGRGREEVVIEAINNGADFYLQKGGDPKAQFAELAHKIRQAVSKRQAEYALMDSERRLSDLINFLPDATFAIDTARRVIAWNRAIEEMTGIAASAMLGKGEYEYALPFYGERRPILIDLIFEPDDEVSRRYSNIRREGNILSAETDLPTPKGKQIYVIAKASPLYDKGGNVTGAIESIRDITDRKKAEEAQRESEKRFRELAELLPLGIYESDATGRLTYVNRRALDMFGYTADTFARGVDFRTAIAPADRDRASAFFQTILETGISENAGREYSALRKDGTSFPILIFSSTVLRNGRVTGTRGIIVDITGRKKEEENLRAVNEELAASGDELREQYEELAASGRRIRESEQRLKYMLGFYEHAEKGDEDLRSYAVEGACIITASPLAYLAFMNEDESELTMYAWSRSVMAECTMVEKPIIYKTEKTGLWGEAVRQRRPVITNDYLVPNPAKKRYPDGHPHIIRHMNVPVIEEGRVVLVAGVANKATDYSGNDANELLLLMQGLWSLLKAKRMEAERRADERKYRTVVENSSDAIYIYRGDRLLFANRRVSELTGFSEEELQKKNIWDLVYPDDRARLQEARDRRTAGEDIPHSFSARVVTRNGEVRICEFTVTLITYQDQPALLGIIHDVTEKQRMEAERQAAYEQLANAEEKLRKQYDELADAEEQIRTRTQQMEEIATTVPGVVFQFYARFDGSMGFYYINERSREILGIDNNPSKFFLAFTSAVHPSDRARFMDSVHTATDSEALWDFTGKFVKPSGDVIWFRGMASPVRHGDELVFSGVLQDVTDRIGISQALQESEAKFRAITNQTSQFIGLINPDGTVLMANRTALDFAGVEESAVAGCPFWETAWWSHSAEIQEQLKDAIQKAASGETVRFETTHRASDGHTAFIDFSIKPVKGADDKIPFLLAEGRDISRRKLAEIALKESEEKYRLIAENSPDMIFFLDTCGTVRYINPLGARAMLTTPENLIGKNLFSLFRPEIAEKYMVAIRGIAASRIPLRNEVFEHLPSGTFWLDIRLIPLLDPSGSVFGILGLIHDISHRKEAENALRESEEKYRLLVENTHDIIYLINHEGVFTFVSPSFTDILGYMPEDVTGQSFKQFIHPDDIALCEEALQNVISTGQRMTGVEYRVIHANGSVRVHTSSVSPILDKTGKVMTYMGNARDITEMKQVQNAIKESNRKLNLLSSITRHDVANQLTVMQGYAQLAALRKPDPVVMDFLAKISSSIETIQHQFEFAKTYQDMGAHAPVWVAVRDVIESVRPPLLDLDMRCDSFEIFSDPMIVKVFLNLFDNAARYGKTFTVVTVRCGISEDGELLITFADNGIGIPLDEKQKIFEKGYGKHTGFGLFLAREILAITGIEIHETGTHGKGACFEITVPKGAFRSAQK